The Tepidamorphus gemmatus sequence GGACAGACTGGTTGAATGGCCGCCTGCGAGGGAGGCCCATGTGAGCGGACACGGCACGCCGCGCGGCGGCGCACGCACCTATGCCGAGGCCGGCGTCGACATCGGCCGCGGCAATGCCTTCGTCGAGGCGATCAAGCCGCTGGTGCGTTCCACGATGCGCCCTGGCGCCGACACCGAAATCGGTGGCTTCGGCGGCATCTTCGATCTGAGGGCCGCAGGCTTCCACGACCCGCTGCTGGTGGCGGCCAATGATGGCGTCGGCACCAAGCTCAAGATCGCAATCGACACCGGCATCCACGACACGATCGGCATCGACCTGGTGGCGATGTGCGTCAACGATCTCGTCGTCCAGGGTGCCGAACCGCTGTTCTTCCTCGACTACTACGCGACCGGCCGGATCGACCCGTCGGTCGGGGAGGACATCGTTCGCGGCATCGCCGAAGGCTGCCGGCAGGCCGGCTGCGCGCTGATCGGCGGCGAGACCGCCGAAATGCCGGGACTTTACGCCGAAGGGGACTACGATCTTGCCGGTTTCGCAGTCGGTGCCGTCGAGCGCGACCGGCTGCTGCCCCGCCGTGACATCGCAGCCGGAGACGTCCTGCTCGGCCTCGCCGCCTCTGGCGTGCATTCGAACGGCTACTCGCTGGTCCGCCGCATCGTGGCCGATTGCGGACTGCACTGGCAGGATCCCGCCCCCTTCGATGCCGCCACACCGCTCGGCCGGGCCCTGCTCGAGCCGACCCGGATCTATGTGAAATCGGTGCTGACGGCGATCGCCCGGGCACCTGACGGCGTCAAGGCGCTCGCCCACATCACCGGCGGCGGGCTGACCGAGAACCTGCCGCGGGTGTTGCCGGAGGATGTGACGGCCGAGATCGACCTGGAAAGCTTCGCACTGCCCCCGGTGTTCGCCTGGCTGCGCGATGTGGCCGGCATCGAGGGCGCCGAGATGCTGCGCACCTTCAACTGCGGCATCGGCATGGTTGTGGTCGCCGATCCCGGCCGGGCGGACGCGACCGAGGCCGTCCTCCGCGAGGCGGGCGAAACTGTCCACCGGCTCGGCAGACTCGTCGCCGGCCGTGACGGGGCGGCGGTTCGCTATGCGGGAGAGTTGCGGCCATGAGCGGGCGGGTTCCGGTCGCGGTGATGATCTCGGGGCGTGGCAGCAACATGGCTGCCCTGATCGAGGCCAGCCGCGATCCGGCCTATCCGGCGGAGATCGTGCTGGTCATATCCAACAAGGAAACCGCCCCCGGGCTGGAGACGGCCGCAGCGGCCGGCATCGCCACCGCCTTCATCGACTATCGCGGATCCGGCAGTCGGGCTGCCTTCGAGGAGGCCGCAAGCGCGGCAATCGAACAGGCGGGCGCCCACTATGTGTGCCTTGCCGGTTTCATGCGGTTGCTGACGCCGGCCTTCGTCGATCGCTGGCGCGACAGGCTGATTAACATCCACCCGTCGCTGCTGCCCGCCTTCCCTGGCCTGCATACCCATGAACGGGCCCTCGAAGCCGGCGTCAGGATCGCCGGTTGCACCGTCCATTTCGTGCGCGCAGAGATGGACCATGGCCCGATCATCGCCCAGGCCGCCGTCCCAGTTCTCAGCCGCGACACGCCGCAGACGTTGGGCGCCAGGGTGTTGGCAGCCGAACACAAGCTTTACCCGCTGGCACTCGCCCTTGTCGCCTCCGGGCGCGCACGTGTTCTGGCGGAACGAGTGCTGATCGACGATGAGCCGTGCGCGCAGGTGGTGCTTTCGGTGCCCCCCTTCCCCGCGACACTCGCCCCTGTCGGAGATGAACTCGGCAAGACCGTTTAGAGCT is a genomic window containing:
- the purM gene encoding phosphoribosylformylglycinamidine cyclo-ligase; amino-acid sequence: MSGHGTPRGGARTYAEAGVDIGRGNAFVEAIKPLVRSTMRPGADTEIGGFGGIFDLRAAGFHDPLLVAANDGVGTKLKIAIDTGIHDTIGIDLVAMCVNDLVVQGAEPLFFLDYYATGRIDPSVGEDIVRGIAEGCRQAGCALIGGETAEMPGLYAEGDYDLAGFAVGAVERDRLLPRRDIAAGDVLLGLAASGVHSNGYSLVRRIVADCGLHWQDPAPFDAATPLGRALLEPTRIYVKSVLTAIARAPDGVKALAHITGGGLTENLPRVLPEDVTAEIDLESFALPPVFAWLRDVAGIEGAEMLRTFNCGIGMVVVADPGRADATEAVLREAGETVHRLGRLVAGRDGAAVRYAGELRP
- the purN gene encoding phosphoribosylglycinamide formyltransferase; amino-acid sequence: MSGRVPVAVMISGRGSNMAALIEASRDPAYPAEIVLVISNKETAPGLETAAAAGIATAFIDYRGSGSRAAFEEAASAAIEQAGAHYVCLAGFMRLLTPAFVDRWRDRLINIHPSLLPAFPGLHTHERALEAGVRIAGCTVHFVRAEMDHGPIIAQAAVPVLSRDTPQTLGARVLAAEHKLYPLALALVASGRARVLAERVLIDDEPCAQVVLSVPPFPATLAPVGDELGKTV